The Heliorestis convoluta genome includes the window GCCATCCTGGTATTCTTCTGTAGAAGGGGCATACATGGCAGCTTCATGATAGTTCGGATCGAAAGGCTGGCCAATGGCTACCATCGGCTCTACGCCTTCTTTGACCAATTGATCCAGCAGTTGGCGATAAATCATCTCTATGCCTGATAAAACATTGCTGGCACTGTCCCCATTGATGGCTTGTAAAGCTCGTTGAAAATTATCTAGTACAGGCAATAGCGCTTTTACGAGACCTTCTGTTGCATAAGTCGCCAGTTCTTCTTTTTCTCGTACTGTTCTGCGTTTGTAGTTGTCAAAGTCTGCTTGTAAACGATTGTATCTGTGTTCCCACTCTTGCAGCTCTTTTTCAGCTTCTTCTAGCTTGGCTTTGGTTTCGGCTACTTCTTCTAGAAAGGCTGCTAATCGTTTGCTCGCATCTTCTGCTTT containing:
- the grpE gene encoding nucleotide exchange factor GrpE, yielding MIPEEKKETTEASQEHEQLEVTTDEGQEVSDGATGSSEEKAEDASKRLAAFLEEVAETKAKLEEAEKELQEWEHRYNRLQADFDNYKRRTVREKEELATYATEGLVKALLPVLDNFQRALQAINGDSASNVLSGIEMIYRQLLDQLVKEGVEPMVAIGQPFDPNYHEAAMYAPSTEEYQDGTVMDEFQKGYLLKGKVIRPAMVKVAQG